A single region of the Triticum dicoccoides isolate Atlit2015 ecotype Zavitan chromosome 2B, WEW_v2.0, whole genome shotgun sequence genome encodes:
- the LOC119368772 gene encoding uncharacterized PE-PGRS family protein PE_PGRS46-like isoform X1 translates to MGRDAERGGGNSSPTGINGAAASINTIMALSPPVSHPHPPHLRSSRDSLGATDRSGERDGGRGATRSKGAAAATRASGGDAAPASAAGGDAPGDRRVVAGSAGGDASGGEGDIPKPLQVARHLHGDPATCGVRGARSLCGRRRWDGLRVHLLGDSGGGVIRPEAGGEMGAFQDKLAVKAQHTPSAGAADLPHPSRSAASGGRPPQGPLKLLQSGAWALQGAPALQTRRRRTRGSTLEPPPWSGDCGEKPRSKVW, encoded by the coding sequence ATGGGACGCGACGCGGAGCGAGGGGGAGGCAATTCCTCACCTACCGGCATTAATGGCGCCGCGGCCTCCATTAATACCATCATGGCCTTATCCCCTCCAGTTTCCCATCCTCATCCTCCCCATCTCAGATCGAGCCGCGATTCCCTGGGTGCCACGGACAGATCTGGCGAGAGAGATGGTGGGAGGGGCGCGACGCGGAGCAAGGGCGCGGCGGCTGCGACCCGCGCATCAGGTGGCGACGCCGCCCCAGCCTCCGCCGCCGGTGGCGACGCTCCCGGAGATCGACGCGTCGTCGCCGGAAGCGCTGGCGGAGATGCGTCGGGTGGTGAGGGAGATATTCCCAAACCGCTCCAAGTGGCCCGACATCTTCATGGAGATCCTGCGACATGCGGCGTTCGAGGAGCGCGCTCGCTTTGCGGGCGACGACGGTGGGATGGACTTCGAGTTCATCTTCTGGGCGATTCAGGAGGCGGAGTCATCAGACCCGAGGCAGGCGGCGAGATGGGCGCGTTTCAAGACAAGCTCGCTGTCAAGGCTCAACATACGCCCTCCGCCGGTGCTGCAGATCTCCCGCATCCCTCCAGAAGCGCTGCCTCCGGGGGCCGTCCTCCCCAGGGTCCCTTGAAGCTTCTGCAATCCGGCGCATGGGCCTTGCAGGGTGCCCCCGCCCTGCAAACAAGGCGCAGGAGGACCAGGGGATCCACCTTGGAACCTCCACCATGGTCGGGTGATTGCGGGGAGAAACCCCGTTCAAAG
- the LOC119368772 gene encoding uncharacterized protein LOC119368772 isoform X2, translated as MVNISLVLHICDKKGLHEEESPQAGWDATRSEGEAIPHLPALMAPRPPLIPSWPYPLQFPILILPISDRAAIPWVPRTDLAREMVGGARRGARARRLRPAHQVATPPQPPPPVATLPEIDASSPEALAEMRRVVREIFPNRSKWPDIFMEILRHAAFEERARFAGDDGGMDFEFIFWAIQEAESSDPRQAARWARFKTSSLSRLNIRPPPVLQISRIPPEALPPGAVLPRVP; from the coding sequence ATGGTCAATATATCGCTTGTCTTGCATATCTGCGATAAAAAAGGTTTGCATGAAGAAGAAAGTCCCCAGGCAGGATGGGACGCGACGCGGAGCGAGGGGGAGGCAATTCCTCACCTACCGGCATTAATGGCGCCGCGGCCTCCATTAATACCATCATGGCCTTATCCCCTCCAGTTTCCCATCCTCATCCTCCCCATCTCAGATCGAGCCGCGATTCCCTGGGTGCCACGGACAGATCTGGCGAGAGAGATGGTGGGAGGGGCGCGACGCGGAGCAAGGGCGCGGCGGCTGCGACCCGCGCATCAGGTGGCGACGCCGCCCCAGCCTCCGCCGCCGGTGGCGACGCTCCCGGAGATCGACGCGTCGTCGCCGGAAGCGCTGGCGGAGATGCGTCGGGTGGTGAGGGAGATATTCCCAAACCGCTCCAAGTGGCCCGACATCTTCATGGAGATCCTGCGACATGCGGCGTTCGAGGAGCGCGCTCGCTTTGCGGGCGACGACGGTGGGATGGACTTCGAGTTCATCTTCTGGGCGATTCAGGAGGCGGAGTCATCAGACCCGAGGCAGGCGGCGAGATGGGCGCGTTTCAAGACAAGCTCGCTGTCAAGGCTCAACATACGCCCTCCGCCGGTGCTGCAGATCTCCCGCATCCCTCCAGAAGCGCTGCCTCCGGGGGCCGTCCTCCCCAGGGTCCCTTGA
- the LOC119368774 gene encoding uncharacterized protein LOC119368774 → MTSIHPQSSSMAGPGRLVAVPELSSAAASPPRDGLYRDWIRTVAVSGAQRRSTILGHSGSSYSTASSSCPSNNSGHSSGSASAVALERLGNQELRGIAHRMVSDGYAQRMVEAFVRASPAPEFQFVGIPDHALINWFSELDVDWVLQIDDEHGLRRLLRDKLATTQDLVDKWIRALTIIAASITELVCAFYRTPAVTVFGKASITKMLDVVDVIITVVEAEKLQVVLDMFTCVCGASHMLSIFNEIGGLFERQAKRLSEITVSTMEEVRTLVEEDDSWAIEISRGGGEVHKNTRLIMDCVVSMQNARTSMQNSAPSQSAENLRSVIDGTSLDYLKDLLFTKSESCSDQGLRYLFLLNNSYFVAHMLSESSSSPAYLNQLHYCEKYMDSYLDVSWRHVLACIPKSRFPGPIHCWINTSSLVKFELAFRKTYQTQKLWKVLDPWLRDALRRAIIERVITGYRNYLEEHPELEKHIGRESSSPEVLEEMLGELFEG, encoded by the exons ATGACGTCCATCCATCCACAAAGTAGCAGCATGGCGGGGCCGGGGCGGCTTGTTGCCGTGCCGGAGTTGAGCTCCGCAGCTGCCTCCCCGCCGCGTGACGGCCTCTACCGCGACTGGATTCGGACGGTCGCCGTGTCCGGAGCGCAGAGGAGATCAACCATCTTGGGTCATAGCGGATCCAGCTACTCCACTGCTTCCAGTTCCTGCCCGTCCAACAACTCCGGCCACTCCTCCGGTTCAGCGTCCGCCGTTGCGCTGGAGCGCTTGGGCAACCAAGAGCTCAGGGGGATTGCTCACCGAATGGTCAGCGACGGGTACGCCCAGCGCATGGTTGAAGCATTCGTCCGCGCATCTCCTGCGCCAGAATTCCAATTCGTTGGTATCCCGGACCATGCTCTGATAAATTGGTTCTCCGAGCTCGACGTCGACTGGGTTCTCCAAATCGACGACGAGCATGGCTTACGGCGGCTGCTTCGAGACAAGTTGGCGACGACGCAAGACTTGGTCGACAAGTGGATCCGGGCTCTTACCATAATTGCCGCCAGTATCACTGAGTTGGTATGCGCCTTCTACAGGACGCCAGCGGTCACAGTGTTTGGCAAAGCGAGCATCACcaaaatgctcgatgtcgtggatgTCATCATCACCGTTGTCGAAGCGGAGAAGCTACAGGTCGTGCTTGACATGTTTACATGTGTCTGTGGTGCGTCGCACATGTTAAGCATTTTCAACGAGATAGGCGGCCTGTTCGAGAGACAAGCAAAGAGGCTAAGTGAGATCACAGTAAGCACGATGGAGGAGGTGAGGACACTCGTGGAGGAAGATGACTCATGGGCTATCGAGATCTCGCGAGGAGGAGGCGAGGTTCACAAGAACACTCGGCTCATCATGGATTGCGTCGTATCCATGCAGAATGCACGGACTTCAATGCAAAACTCTGCACCGAGCCAGAGTGCTGAAAACCTTCGTAGCGTGATTGATGGCACA TCTCTTGATTATCTGAAGGATCTGCTCTTCACAAAATCAGAGTCATGCTCGGATCAAGGCCTCCGGTACCTGTTCCTGCTCAACAATTCCTATTTCGTAGCTCATATGCTCTCTGAGTCATCATCATCTCCTGCATACCTAAATCAATTGCATTATTGTGAGAAGTACATGGATAGTTATCTCGATGTTTCTTGGAGACATGTACTCGCCTGCATACCAAAATCGAGATTTCCTggaccgatccattgttggataaaCACGTCTTCGTTGGTGAAATTTGAGTTGGCGTTTCGCAAGACATACCAGACTCAGAAGTTGTGGAAGGTTCTGGACCCTTGGCTCAGAGATGCGCTGCGGAGAGCTATCATTGAGAGAGTCATTACAGGTTATCGCAACTACCTGGAGGAGCATCCGGAGCTAGAGAAACACATTGGCCGCGAAAGCAGTAGTCCTGAAGTTTTGGAGGAGATGTTGGGAGAGCTATTTGAAGGATGA